The following proteins come from a genomic window of Tepidiforma thermophila:
- the hisH gene encoding imidazole glycerol phosphate synthase subunit HisH: MRDRVVVIDYDAGNLRSVARALDFVGASPLVSAEPADIAAAGALVLPGVGAAADTMRNLRERGLIEPIREYIAADRPFLGVCMGLQTLLERSEEGGQECLGILPGVVRRFPAQPGLKVPHMGWNTIEWRYPHPVTEGIPSGSYFYFVHSYHPTTPDASLVLGETEYGLRFPSVLARGYLVATQCHPEKSGRDGLRFYANFVRWARDGAPVPAAAAAP, encoded by the coding sequence ATGCGAGACCGCGTGGTCGTCATCGATTACGACGCCGGCAACCTCCGCAGCGTCGCCCGCGCCCTCGACTTCGTCGGGGCCAGCCCCCTCGTCAGCGCCGAGCCCGCCGACATCGCCGCCGCCGGCGCCCTCGTCCTCCCCGGTGTCGGCGCCGCCGCCGATACGATGCGCAACCTCCGCGAGCGCGGCCTCATCGAGCCCATCCGCGAATACATCGCCGCGGACAGGCCCTTCCTCGGCGTCTGCATGGGCCTTCAGACCCTCCTCGAACGCTCAGAAGAAGGCGGCCAGGAGTGCCTCGGCATCCTCCCCGGCGTCGTCCGCCGCTTCCCCGCGCAGCCGGGCCTGAAAGTGCCCCACATGGGCTGGAACACCATCGAGTGGCGCTACCCCCACCCCGTCACCGAGGGCATCCCCTCCGGCAGCTACTTCTACTTCGTCCACTCCTACCATCCCACCACGCCCGACGCCTCGCTCGTCCTCGGCGAAACCGAATACGGTCTCCGCTTTCCATCCGTGCTGGCGCGTGGCTACCTTGTGGCTACGCAGTGCCACCCGGAAAAAAGTGGCCGCGATGGCCTCCGCTTCTACGCCAACTTCGTCCGCTGGGCCCGCGACGGGGCCCCGGTCCCCGCGGCTGCCGCTGCCCCGTGA
- the ligA gene encoding NAD-dependent DNA ligase LigA, which yields MRPVPKTQYEARLRSEELRSLINYHNRLYYELNQPEIPDEVYDDLMNELRAIEAAYPELITPDSPTQRVGGAPLPTFEVVEHRVPLLSLSNCFSEEELRAWHRRAAERLGMERFALVSEPKIDGLAIALVYERGRFVQGATRGDGYHGENVTENLRTIPTIPKQLRGNYPERFEVRGEVYMPRSGFEELNAAIGEENLRREQEGKKPLPMYANPRNAAAGAVRQKDPSVTASRPLAMFVYQLGWCEGPHPESHFEILGWLREMGFTVNPEARLHPDLEDVFPRIDWWGRERERLDYDIDGVVIKVDDTRAWELLGAVGREPRWATAFKFPPQQRTTKLLDIQVNVGRTGVLTPFAVLEPVVVGGARVSLATLHNEGDIRRKDIRIGDTVIVQRAGEVIPQVVGPVVQLRTGEEREFVMPDRCPACGTPVSRDPDQAAVYCPNAACPAQQIRLIEHFASRSAMDIEGLGEKMAIQLYQSGLVRNVADLYSLTKEQLLRLEKVQEKTAENLLRGIAASKSRPLPNVLFALGIRHVGMETARLLAEHIGSLDRLLDVKAEELQQIEGIGPVVAASIENWVQRPENRAIVERLVAAGVNPRFERPAAGAGPLEGLTIVVTGRLERMSRAEAEDAIRARGGKVGSSVTKATDFLVVGADAGSKLAKAEKLGTRMLTEEEFLALLERGPGAVSDAS from the coding sequence ATGCGCCCGGTGCCGAAGACCCAGTACGAAGCGCGGCTGCGGAGCGAGGAGCTGCGGTCGCTCATCAACTACCACAACCGTCTCTACTACGAGCTGAACCAGCCTGAGATCCCGGACGAGGTTTACGACGACCTGATGAACGAGCTCCGGGCGATCGAGGCGGCCTACCCGGAGCTGATTACGCCGGATTCGCCCACGCAGCGGGTGGGCGGCGCGCCGCTGCCGACGTTCGAGGTGGTCGAGCACCGGGTGCCGCTGCTCAGCCTTTCGAACTGTTTCAGCGAGGAGGAGTTGCGGGCGTGGCACCGGCGGGCGGCGGAGCGGCTGGGGATGGAACGGTTCGCACTGGTTTCGGAGCCGAAGATCGACGGGCTGGCGATTGCGCTGGTGTACGAGCGCGGGCGGTTCGTGCAGGGCGCCACGCGGGGCGACGGCTATCACGGCGAGAACGTGACCGAGAACCTGCGGACGATCCCGACGATCCCGAAGCAGCTGCGCGGGAATTACCCGGAACGGTTCGAGGTGCGCGGCGAGGTCTACATGCCGCGGAGCGGCTTCGAGGAGCTGAACGCGGCGATCGGCGAGGAGAACCTGCGGCGGGAGCAGGAGGGGAAGAAGCCGCTGCCGATGTACGCGAACCCGCGGAACGCGGCGGCGGGAGCCGTGCGGCAGAAGGACCCTTCGGTGACGGCGTCGCGGCCGCTGGCGATGTTCGTCTACCAGCTCGGCTGGTGCGAGGGTCCGCACCCGGAGAGCCACTTCGAAATCCTCGGCTGGCTCCGGGAGATGGGGTTCACCGTCAATCCGGAGGCGCGGCTCCACCCGGACCTGGAGGACGTGTTCCCGCGGATCGACTGGTGGGGCCGCGAGCGGGAGCGGCTGGACTACGACATCGACGGGGTGGTCATCAAAGTTGACGACACGCGGGCGTGGGAGCTGCTCGGCGCGGTGGGCCGCGAGCCGCGCTGGGCGACGGCGTTCAAGTTCCCGCCGCAGCAGCGGACGACGAAGCTGCTGGACATCCAGGTGAACGTTGGGAGGACCGGCGTGCTGACGCCGTTTGCGGTGCTGGAGCCGGTGGTGGTCGGCGGGGCGCGGGTCTCGCTGGCGACGCTGCACAACGAGGGGGACATCCGGCGGAAGGACATCCGCATCGGCGACACGGTGATTGTGCAGCGGGCGGGGGAAGTGATCCCGCAGGTGGTGGGCCCGGTGGTGCAGCTGCGGACGGGGGAGGAGCGGGAGTTCGTGATGCCGGACCGGTGCCCGGCATGCGGGACGCCGGTTTCGCGCGACCCGGACCAGGCAGCGGTCTACTGCCCGAACGCGGCCTGCCCGGCGCAGCAGATCCGGCTCATCGAGCACTTTGCGAGCAGGTCGGCGATGGACATCGAGGGGCTGGGCGAGAAGATGGCGATTCAGCTGTACCAGAGCGGCCTGGTGCGGAACGTGGCCGACCTGTACTCGCTCACGAAGGAGCAGCTGCTGCGGCTGGAGAAGGTACAGGAGAAGACGGCGGAGAACCTGCTGCGCGGGATTGCGGCGAGCAAGAGCCGGCCGCTGCCGAATGTGCTGTTCGCGCTGGGCATCCGCCATGTGGGGATGGAGACGGCCCGACTGCTGGCGGAGCATATCGGCAGCCTCGACCGGCTGCTCGACGTGAAGGCGGAGGAGCTCCAGCAGATCGAGGGGATCGGGCCGGTGGTCGCCGCGAGCATCGAGAACTGGGTGCAGCGGCCGGAGAACCGTGCGATTGTCGAGCGGCTGGTCGCGGCGGGGGTGAACCCGCGGTTCGAGCGGCCGGCGGCGGGCGCGGGGCCGCTGGAGGGGCTGACGATTGTGGTGACCGGCCGGCTGGAGCGGATGAGCCGCGCCGAGGCCGAGGACGCGATCCGGGCGCGCGGCGGGAAGGTGGGGAGCTCCGTGACGAAGGCGACGGATTTCCTGGTGGTGGGCGCGGATGCCGGTTCGAAGCTGGCGAAGGCGGAGAAGCTCGGGACGCGGATGCTGACGGAGGAGGAGTTCCTGGCGCTGCTGGAGCGGGGGCCGGGGGCAGTTTCGGATGCTTCGTGA
- a CDS encoding rod shape-determining protein, with translation MAFPNIFGSLFGFLSHDIAIDLGTANTLVMVKGRGIVIDEPSVVAIDRTTKKILAIGAEAKRMVGRTPANIVAVRPLRDGVISDFEVTEKMLSYFIRAVHDRSFLAQPRVVVGIPSGVTEVEKRAVHDAALNAGARACYLIEEPMAAAIGAGLPVMDAAGCMIVDIGGGTTEVAVISLGGMVVSTSIRVAGDEMDQDIIAYARQVHNLLIGERTAEEIKKLAGSAAPLDPEETIEIRGRDLATGLPKSVEVSTVEIRDALAGSIAAIVEAVRSSIEVTPPELVSDLMAHGIALAGGGALLRGLDRRLSQETRFPVYVAEDPLLCVVRGAGEVLEESALLEKVQSQLVSRRPGR, from the coding sequence TTGGCGTTTCCCAATATTTTCGGTTCGCTGTTTGGGTTTTTATCGCACGATATCGCCATCGACCTGGGGACGGCGAACACCCTGGTGATGGTGAAAGGCCGGGGGATCGTCATCGACGAGCCGTCGGTGGTGGCGATCGACCGGACGACGAAGAAGATCCTGGCGATTGGCGCCGAGGCGAAGCGGATGGTGGGCCGGACTCCGGCGAACATTGTGGCGGTGCGGCCCCTGCGCGACGGGGTGATTTCGGACTTCGAAGTCACCGAGAAGATGCTGAGCTACTTCATCCGGGCGGTGCACGACCGGAGCTTCCTGGCGCAGCCGCGGGTGGTGGTGGGCATCCCGAGCGGCGTGACGGAGGTTGAGAAGCGGGCGGTGCACGACGCGGCGCTGAACGCGGGCGCGCGGGCGTGCTACCTCATCGAGGAGCCGATGGCGGCGGCGATCGGCGCCGGTTTACCGGTCATGGACGCGGCCGGGTGCATGATTGTCGACATCGGCGGCGGCACGACGGAGGTGGCCGTCATTTCGCTCGGGGGCATGGTCGTGAGCACGTCGATCCGCGTTGCCGGCGACGAGATGGACCAGGACATCATCGCGTATGCGCGGCAGGTGCATAACCTGCTCATCGGCGAGCGGACCGCGGAGGAGATCAAGAAGCTGGCGGGTTCAGCGGCGCCGCTGGACCCGGAGGAGACGATCGAAATCCGGGGGCGCGACCTTGCCACGGGGCTGCCGAAATCGGTCGAGGTGAGCACCGTCGAAATCCGGGACGCGCTGGCGGGTTCGATTGCGGCGATTGTGGAGGCGGTCCGCTCCTCTATTGAAGTGACGCCGCCGGAGCTGGTGAGCGACCTGATGGCGCACGGGATTGCGCTTGCGGGGGGCGGTGCGCTGCTGCGGGGGCTCGACCGGCGGCTTTCGCAGGAGACGCGGTTCCCGGTGTATGTGGCGGAGGACCCCCTGCTCTGTGTCGTGCGGGGCGCGGGCGAAGTGCTGGAAGAATCGGCGCTGCTGGAGAAGGTGCAGTCGCAGCTGGTGTCGCGACGGCCCGGGCGGTAG
- the mreC gene encoding rod shape-determining protein MreC, translating to MLILNRYSWWLGAMVGLAILLGIAGQVGVLSPVQGIFLRVTSPFEAVLSGIFRPVAGLLSSAGEVDDLRAENARLRVENEGLRNELAQRQQDAQRIKELEAALGLAQGDTSQSRLAANVVHRDSSPFTDVITIDRGSNDGIVKGMVVTSTQGSLMGTVTRVTPTRSFVRLITDTRSNVRAAVLGGEGADGILRGNPGRTLTLDMAQGDIKVGDTIVTAGLGGAFPYGIPIGTVTSVEGTTQDLFPKVRVEPLTRLGTATTVLVLMSFVPERLDLEAGP from the coding sequence ATGCTCATTCTGAACCGGTACTCGTGGTGGCTGGGAGCCATGGTGGGGCTGGCGATTCTGCTCGGGATCGCCGGGCAGGTCGGCGTGCTGAGCCCGGTGCAGGGCATTTTCCTGCGGGTCACGTCACCGTTCGAGGCGGTGCTAAGCGGGATCTTCCGGCCCGTGGCGGGGCTGCTTTCGAGCGCGGGCGAGGTGGACGACCTGCGGGCGGAGAACGCGCGGCTGCGCGTCGAGAACGAAGGGCTCCGGAATGAGCTGGCGCAGCGGCAGCAGGACGCGCAGCGGATTAAGGAGCTGGAGGCGGCGCTCGGGCTGGCGCAGGGCGACACCTCGCAGTCGCGGCTTGCGGCGAACGTGGTCCACCGCGACAGCTCGCCGTTCACCGATGTGATTACGATCGACCGCGGTTCGAACGACGGTATCGTGAAGGGGATGGTGGTGACATCGACGCAGGGGTCGTTGATGGGCACGGTGACGCGGGTGACGCCGACGCGGTCATTTGTCCGGCTGATTACCGACACGCGGAGCAACGTGCGGGCAGCGGTGCTGGGCGGAGAGGGCGCTGACGGTATTTTGCGCGGCAACCCGGGGCGGACGCTGACGCTCGACATGGCGCAAGGGGATATCAAGGTTGGCGACACGATTGTGACGGCCGGGCTCGGGGGCGCATTCCCGTACGGTATCCCCATCGGTACGGTGACATCGGTGGAGGGTACGACGCAGGACCTGTTTCCGAAGGTGCGGGTGGAACCGCTAACGCGGCTGGGGACCGCAACGACGGTGCTCGTGCTGATGAGCTTCGTGCCGGAACGGCTGGACCTGGAGGCGGGGCCGTGA
- the mrdA gene encoding penicillin-binding protein 2 — MSLLGEGLRTPAGPSRNRPHGNVAVLRAFILLLFAILTVRLVDMQILRGEEFAQRSRENHIVRTNILPTRGLITDRNGEPLVKNVGVYAATILPEMLPASPEARYRIYLRLQELIGVSPLEVQTKVDEAIAAGRDYIAIRIATNLPREAALALEEASSDLPGVSLEVTPGRLYTAGAAFSHVLGYIGPQTAEEAKRLRERGYQLNEPVGKEGIEAWYEADLRGQIGYTAAEQNAQGKLITLLGQQDPVPGNTLRLNIDAGLQRYVAELLEASMEDNGTGWGDAKQAAAVVMNAKTGQVYALVSIPTYDNNVYADAERRADELLRIQNDTVTYTLLNKALNPAAPGSTFKLVTATAGLAEGSITPNTAFQIGCSLDIKGENDVIYNYPDWRCHNMVMDVRTAIAWSSNVFFFLTAGGDLERQRGLGKDVETSGAVLAAWARKFGFGKPTGIDLFGESPGRVPDPQWKRRTKVGEGFAPGENEWFLGDTYNTAIGQGDVLATPLQIARMTAAIANGGTLPVPHVADAVIGPDGRVVRTIAPEGERVDVDPRWLEVVREGMLGSVQYGAGARAASSRTTVAGKTGTAEFFKPDGTKSQHAWFTGFAPYNDPEIVVTVYFDIGVGGDKAAPVAGKIIDYYMEKVRR; from the coding sequence ATGAGCCTGCTGGGTGAAGGGCTGCGCACGCCTGCGGGGCCGTCCCGCAACCGGCCGCACGGCAATGTGGCGGTGCTGCGAGCGTTCATCCTGCTCCTCTTCGCCATCCTGACGGTGCGGCTGGTTGATATGCAGATCCTGCGGGGCGAGGAGTTTGCGCAGCGGTCGCGGGAGAACCACATCGTCCGGACGAACATCCTGCCGACGCGGGGGCTGATTACGGACCGGAATGGGGAGCCGCTGGTGAAGAACGTCGGGGTGTACGCGGCGACTATCCTGCCGGAGATGCTGCCGGCGTCGCCGGAGGCGCGCTACCGGATTTACCTGCGGCTGCAGGAGCTGATCGGGGTGTCGCCGCTGGAGGTGCAGACGAAGGTCGATGAGGCGATTGCAGCGGGGCGGGACTACATTGCCATCCGGATAGCGACGAATCTGCCGCGGGAGGCAGCGCTGGCGCTGGAGGAGGCGTCGTCGGACCTGCCGGGGGTGAGCCTCGAGGTGACGCCGGGGCGGCTGTACACGGCCGGTGCGGCATTCTCCCACGTCCTCGGGTATATCGGGCCGCAGACGGCGGAGGAGGCGAAGCGGCTGCGCGAGAGGGGATACCAGCTGAACGAACCGGTGGGGAAGGAGGGGATCGAGGCATGGTACGAGGCGGACCTTCGCGGCCAGATTGGGTACACGGCGGCGGAGCAGAATGCGCAGGGGAAGCTGATTACGCTGCTCGGGCAGCAGGACCCGGTACCGGGAAACACGTTGCGGCTGAACATCGATGCGGGCCTGCAACGCTACGTGGCGGAGCTGCTTGAGGCTTCGATGGAGGACAACGGTACCGGCTGGGGCGATGCGAAGCAGGCTGCGGCGGTGGTGATGAATGCGAAGACCGGGCAGGTGTATGCGCTCGTTTCGATCCCGACGTACGACAACAACGTCTACGCGGATGCGGAGCGCCGGGCGGATGAACTGCTGCGCATCCAGAACGACACGGTGACCTACACGCTGCTGAACAAGGCACTGAACCCGGCGGCGCCGGGCTCTACCTTCAAGCTGGTGACGGCGACCGCGGGGCTGGCGGAGGGGAGCATTACGCCGAACACGGCCTTCCAGATCGGCTGCAGCCTCGACATCAAGGGCGAGAACGACGTCATCTATAACTACCCCGACTGGCGCTGCCACAACATGGTGATGGACGTGCGGACGGCGATTGCGTGGTCGTCGAACGTATTCTTCTTCCTGACGGCGGGCGGCGACCTGGAGCGGCAGCGCGGGCTGGGCAAGGATGTCGAGACCTCGGGCGCGGTGCTGGCGGCGTGGGCGCGGAAGTTCGGGTTTGGGAAGCCGACGGGCATCGACCTGTTCGGCGAATCGCCGGGGCGCGTGCCCGACCCGCAGTGGAAGCGGCGGACGAAGGTCGGCGAGGGCTTTGCGCCGGGCGAGAACGAGTGGTTCCTGGGCGATACCTACAACACAGCGATCGGCCAGGGGGATGTGCTGGCGACGCCGCTCCAGATCGCGCGGATGACGGCGGCGATTGCGAACGGCGGGACGCTCCCGGTGCCGCACGTAGCGGACGCAGTCATTGGGCCAGACGGCAGGGTGGTCCGGACGATTGCCCCGGAAGGCGAGAGGGTCGATGTTGACCCGCGGTGGCTGGAGGTAGTGCGCGAGGGGATGCTCGGTTCGGTGCAGTACGGGGCCGGGGCGCGGGCCGCGAGTTCACGGACGACGGTGGCCGGGAAGACTGGGACGGCGGAGTTCTTCAAGCCGGACGGGACGAAGTCGCAGCACGCCTGGTTCACGGGCTTCGCGCCCTACAATGACCCGGAGATCGTGGTGACGGTGTACTTCGATATCGGCGTCGGCGGCGACAAGGCGGCGCCGGTGGCCGGGAAGATTATCGACTATTACATGGAAAAGGTACGCCGGTGA
- the rodA gene encoding rod shape-determining protein RodA produces the protein MTSLTFGSFGRTRAGTSFWRGWDRFDYVMVGAALALVGCGLALIHSGSRPWYDGPITSLSSPVAKQALFAAVGIAVMLAISRVDYHRFLHYAWLLYGLSILSLVALFALGSTAYGSTRWFDLGPVQVQPSEFAKVAAILCLARFFSEHGGDARDLRSLLLSLAIVAPLAGLVFIQPDLGTSIVFGGIWLGIVVIAGANRSHLVVMGAIFLAVLPFVWTFAIADYQVERVAVLVDPNEDPLDAGYNVLQSQIALGSGQLFGKGYMQGDQTQLEYLKVATKDFIFSLLGEEFGFVGAMVLFALFILLLMRGVRAAQLAGDTAGQLVAVGITMLILMQTFINVAVNVSLFPVTGIPLPFVSQGGSSLVSLFASLGLLQSIVMRHRSYRQT, from the coding sequence GTGACGAGCCTGACCTTCGGCAGCTTTGGGCGCACGCGGGCGGGGACCTCGTTCTGGCGGGGCTGGGACCGGTTCGATTACGTGATGGTGGGTGCTGCGCTGGCGCTCGTCGGGTGCGGGTTGGCGCTCATCCACAGCGGGTCACGGCCGTGGTACGACGGGCCGATCACCAGCCTCTCGAGCCCGGTGGCGAAGCAGGCGCTGTTCGCGGCGGTCGGCATCGCAGTGATGCTGGCCATCTCGCGGGTGGACTACCACCGGTTCCTGCATTACGCGTGGCTGCTGTACGGGCTCTCGATCCTGTCGCTGGTGGCGCTCTTTGCGCTGGGGAGCACGGCGTACGGGTCGACGCGGTGGTTCGACCTGGGGCCGGTGCAGGTGCAGCCGTCGGAGTTTGCGAAGGTGGCGGCGATCCTGTGTCTTGCGCGGTTCTTTTCGGAGCACGGGGGCGATGCGCGCGACCTGCGCTCGCTGCTGCTGTCGCTGGCGATTGTGGCTCCGCTGGCGGGGCTGGTGTTCATCCAGCCCGACCTGGGGACGAGCATTGTGTTCGGGGGCATCTGGCTGGGGATTGTGGTGATTGCCGGAGCGAACCGGAGTCACCTTGTGGTGATGGGGGCGATATTTCTTGCGGTGCTGCCGTTTGTGTGGACGTTCGCGATTGCGGATTACCAGGTGGAGCGGGTGGCGGTGCTGGTCGACCCCAACGAGGACCCGCTTGATGCGGGCTATAACGTTCTGCAGTCGCAGATTGCGCTGGGGTCGGGGCAGTTGTTCGGCAAGGGGTACATGCAGGGCGACCAGACGCAGCTGGAGTACCTGAAGGTGGCGACGAAGGACTTTATCTTCAGCCTGCTGGGCGAGGAATTCGGCTTCGTGGGCGCGATGGTGCTGTTCGCGCTCTTCATTCTGCTGCTGATGCGCGGGGTACGGGCAGCGCAACTGGCGGGCGACACGGCGGGGCAGCTGGTCGCCGTCGGCATCACGATGCTGATCTTGATGCAGACGTTCATCAACGTTGCGGTGAACGTGAGCCTGTTCCCGGTGACGGGCATTCCGCTGCCGTTTGTTAGCCAGGGAGGGTCGTCACTGGTCAGCCTGTTCGCCTCGCTGGGGCTGCTGCAGAGCATCGTGATGCGGCATCGCTCGTACCGGCAGACCTGA